A portion of the Microbacterium hominis genome contains these proteins:
- a CDS encoding acetolactate synthase large subunit: MPAETATAVPRPPARTAAAPVLTGAQAVVRSLELLGVTDVFGLPGGAILPVYDPLMDTSEIRHILVRHEQGAGHAAEGYASASGGVAVAIATSGPGATNLVTAIADAYMDSVPIVCITGQVFSTLMGTDAFQEADIVGITMPITKHSFLVKDAAEIPGAIAAAFEIAGTGRPGPVLVDITKDAQQAEAPFVWPPKIELPGYRPVTKAHGKQIQAAAQLLKDAKKPVLYVGGGVVRAKAAAELLTLAETTGAPVVTTLMARGAFPDSHAQHLGMPGMHGTVPAVLALQEADLLVALGARFDDRVTGKAALFAPNAQVVHVDIDPAEISKIRAADVPIVGDLRDVLVDLDAAYRGTTEGTQPDISEWWSFLDGLRDEFPLGYAPTTDGLLAPQYVIQRIGELTGPEGVYAAGVGQHQMWAAQFIKYERPNAWLNSGGAGTMGYAVPAAMGAKVAQPERHVWAIDGDGCFQMTNQELATCAINNIPIKVAIINNSSLGMVRQWQTLFYDGRYSHTDLNTGHDTVRIPDFVKLAEAYGCLAIRVEKEEDVDAAIKTALETNDRPVVIDFVVSADAMVWPMVPQGVSNSYIQYARDHAPAFEQED, translated from the coding sequence ATGCCCGCCGAAACCGCCACGGCCGTTCCCCGGCCGCCCGCCCGCACCGCTGCCGCGCCCGTGCTCACGGGTGCCCAGGCCGTCGTCCGCTCGCTCGAGCTGCTGGGGGTGACCGACGTGTTCGGCCTTCCCGGCGGCGCGATCCTGCCGGTGTACGACCCCCTGATGGACACGTCCGAGATCCGTCACATCCTCGTCCGCCACGAGCAGGGCGCCGGACACGCCGCCGAAGGCTACGCCTCGGCATCCGGCGGGGTCGCGGTCGCCATCGCGACCTCCGGCCCGGGCGCCACCAACCTTGTGACGGCGATCGCCGACGCGTATATGGACTCGGTGCCGATCGTCTGCATCACCGGCCAGGTCTTCTCGACCCTGATGGGGACCGACGCGTTCCAGGAGGCCGACATCGTGGGGATCACGATGCCGATCACGAAGCACTCGTTCCTGGTCAAGGACGCCGCCGAGATCCCCGGCGCGATCGCCGCCGCGTTCGAGATCGCCGGCACCGGGCGCCCCGGCCCTGTGCTCGTGGACATCACGAAGGACGCACAGCAGGCCGAGGCGCCGTTCGTGTGGCCGCCCAAGATCGAGCTCCCGGGCTACCGGCCCGTGACCAAGGCGCACGGCAAGCAGATCCAGGCCGCGGCACAGCTGCTGAAGGATGCGAAGAAGCCGGTGCTCTATGTCGGCGGCGGTGTCGTGCGGGCCAAGGCGGCCGCCGAGCTGCTCACCCTCGCCGAGACGACGGGCGCGCCGGTCGTCACGACGCTGATGGCCCGCGGTGCCTTCCCCGACTCGCACGCCCAGCATCTGGGCATGCCGGGCATGCACGGCACGGTGCCGGCGGTGCTGGCGCTCCAGGAGGCAGACCTGCTCGTCGCCCTGGGCGCCCGTTTCGACGATCGCGTGACCGGCAAAGCGGCCCTCTTCGCCCCGAACGCCCAGGTGGTCCACGTCGACATCGACCCCGCGGAGATCTCCAAGATCCGCGCGGCGGATGTGCCGATCGTGGGCGATCTGCGCGATGTGCTGGTCGACCTGGATGCAGCGTACCGCGGCACGACGGAGGGCACGCAGCCCGACATCTCGGAGTGGTGGTCGTTCCTCGACGGCCTGCGCGACGAATTCCCGCTCGGCTACGCGCCCACCACCGACGGCCTGCTGGCGCCGCAGTACGTGATCCAGCGCATCGGCGAGCTCACCGGACCCGAGGGCGTGTATGCCGCCGGGGTCGGCCAGCACCAGATGTGGGCGGCGCAGTTCATCAAGTACGAGCGTCCGAACGCGTGGCTCAACTCGGGTGGCGCCGGCACGATGGGCTACGCGGTCCCCGCCGCCATGGGGGCGAAGGTCGCCCAGCCGGAGCGTCACGTGTGGGCGATCGACGGCGACGGCTGCTTCCAGATGACCAATCAGGAGCTCGCCACCTGCGCGATCAACAACATCCCGATCAAGGTCGCGATCATCAACAACTCATCGCTCGGCATGGTGCGCCAGTGGCAGACCCTCTTCTACGACGGCCGCTACTCGCACACCGATCTGAACACCGGGCACGACACCGTCCGCATCCCCGACTTCGTGAAGCTCGCCGAGGCGTACGGCTGCCTCGCGATCCGCGTCGAGAAGGAGGAAGACGTGGATGCCGCGATCAAGACGGCGCTCGAGACGAACGATCGTCCCGTGGTGATCGACTTCGTGGTCAGCGCCGACGCGATGGTGTGGCCGATGGTCCCGCAGGGCGTCAGCAACAGCTACATCCAGTACGCGCGCGACCACGCGCCGGCGTTCGAGCAGGAGGACTGA
- the ilvN gene encoding acetolactate synthase small subunit, whose protein sequence is MSTHVLSLLVEDKPGLLTRVAGLFARRGFNINSLAVGVTEVPGLSRITVVVDVEDLPLEQVTKQLNKLVNVIKIVELDAAASVQREHMLVKVRTDNATRSNVLEVVNLFRASVVDYAPDALVAEVTGDKGKVEAFLRALEPFGIKELAQSGLLAIGRGGKSITERVLRG, encoded by the coding sequence ATGTCGACACACGTGCTGAGCCTCCTCGTGGAGGACAAGCCGGGTCTGCTCACCCGCGTGGCGGGGCTGTTCGCCCGCCGCGGGTTCAACATCAACTCGCTCGCGGTGGGCGTCACCGAAGTGCCGGGCCTGTCCCGCATCACGGTCGTCGTCGACGTGGAGGACCTGCCGCTCGAGCAGGTGACCAAGCAGCTGAACAAGCTGGTGAACGTCATCAAGATCGTGGAGCTGGATGCTGCGGCATCCGTGCAGCGCGAGCACATGCTCGTGAAGGTGCGCACAGACAATGCGACGCGCTCCAACGTGCTCGAGGTGGTGAACCTCTTCCGCGCGTCGGTCGTCGACTACGCGCCGGACGCGCTGGTGGCCGAGGTCACCGGTGACAAGGGCAAGGTGGAGGCCTTCCTCCGGGCGCTGGAGCCCTTCGGGATCAAGGAGCTCGCCCAGTCGGGCCTCCTGGCCATCGGCCGCGGCGGCAAGAGCATCACCGAACGCGTCCTGCGCGGCTGA
- the ilvC gene encoding ketol-acid reductoisomerase → MAEIFYDDDADLSIIQGKKVAIVGYGSQGHAHAQNLRDSGVEVVIALKDGSKSTAKAQEEGFEVKSVADATAWADLIMILAPDQHQRGIYNDHIKPNLAAGKTLAFAHGFNIRFGYIEAPEGVDVILVAPKAPGHTVRREYVAGRGIPDIIAVERDASGSAWDTALSYAKAIGGTRAGVIKTTFTEETETDLFGEQAVLCGGVSQLIQYGFETLTEAGYQPQIAYFEVLHELKLIVDLMWEGGIAKQRWSVSDTAEYGDYVSGPRVIDPRVKENMQGVLADIQSGAFAERFIGDQDNGAVEFQELRAKAAAHPIEAVGKDLRALFAWKQQDADYVEGSAAR, encoded by the coding sequence ATGGCTGAGATCTTCTACGACGACGACGCCGACCTGAGCATCATCCAGGGCAAGAAGGTCGCGATCGTCGGCTACGGCTCGCAGGGTCACGCGCACGCCCAGAACCTGCGCGACTCGGGCGTCGAGGTCGTCATCGCCCTCAAGGACGGCTCGAAGTCGACCGCGAAGGCCCAGGAGGAGGGCTTCGAGGTCAAGTCCGTCGCCGACGCCACCGCGTGGGCAGACCTCATCATGATCCTCGCGCCCGATCAGCACCAGCGCGGCATCTACAACGACCACATCAAGCCGAACCTCGCGGCGGGCAAGACGCTCGCCTTCGCGCACGGCTTCAACATCCGCTTCGGCTACATCGAGGCACCGGAGGGCGTCGACGTGATCCTCGTCGCCCCCAAGGCGCCGGGCCACACCGTGCGCCGCGAGTACGTCGCCGGGCGCGGCATCCCGGACATCATCGCGGTCGAGCGCGACGCGTCGGGCTCGGCGTGGGACACCGCGCTCTCGTACGCCAAGGCCATCGGCGGCACCCGTGCGGGCGTCATCAAGACGACCTTCACCGAGGAGACCGAGACCGACCTGTTCGGCGAGCAGGCGGTGCTCTGCGGCGGCGTCTCGCAGCTGATCCAGTACGGCTTCGAGACCCTGACCGAGGCCGGCTACCAGCCGCAGATCGCGTACTTCGAGGTGCTGCACGAGCTCAAGCTCATCGTCGACCTCATGTGGGAGGGCGGCATCGCCAAGCAGCGCTGGTCGGTCTCCGACACCGCCGAGTACGGCGACTACGTCTCGGGCCCCCGTGTGATCGACCCGCGCGTGAAGGAGAACATGCAGGGCGTGCTCGCCGACATCCAGTCGGGTGCGTTCGCGGAGCGCTTCATCGGCGACCAGGACAACGGCGCCGTCGAGTTCCAGGAGCTGCGCGCCAAGGCCGCCGCCCACCCGATCGAGGCCGTCGGAAAGGACCTGCGCGCGCTGTTCGCGTGGAAGCAGCAGGACGCCGACTACGTCGAGGGCAGCGCCGCGCGCTGA
- a CDS encoding NAD(P)-binding protein, with protein sequence MGALIEVDADYLVIGAGAMGMAFTDALVHHSDATVAIVDRRHAPGGHWLDAYPFVRLHQASAFYGVASTLLGGGRLQTAGPEQGLHERATAPEICVYYADVMNDLVSAGRVQFHPGCEWTGGDGFRSIVSGTRHRVRGARVVDAAYLAPTIPATTPPPFAVEDGMIVIPVNDLVHLADPPDEYVVVGAGKTATDACIWLLRAGVDPDCICWVRPRDPWMLNRAVVQPDPAIFLGMAADTMAAAIDARTPDDLFRRLEEREIMLRIDPSVTPTMAKSPTIAHWEIEMLRTISRVERGAHLRAVAAGLLRFDDRDVRVSTNAVVVHCAASGLAYPPLVPIWQPDAIRPRPVRVGFPCFGAAMTGYVEATRADDVARNDCCRPSPYSNTPADWVRMQIVGGDASLAMAGHPDIRAWANTTTLNPSRVPADRAEDPAVLDAAARLRTAIGPGRARLVEMAAGA encoded by the coding sequence ATGGGGGCTCTCATCGAGGTCGACGCCGACTACCTGGTGATCGGAGCGGGCGCCATGGGGATGGCGTTCACCGATGCGCTGGTGCACCACAGCGACGCCACGGTGGCCATCGTGGACCGACGGCATGCGCCGGGTGGGCACTGGCTCGACGCGTATCCGTTCGTGCGGCTGCATCAGGCCTCGGCGTTCTACGGGGTGGCGTCGACGCTGCTCGGCGGCGGCCGCCTGCAGACGGCCGGCCCCGAGCAGGGGCTACACGAGCGGGCGACCGCCCCGGAGATCTGCGTCTACTACGCGGATGTGATGAACGACCTGGTCTCCGCCGGCCGCGTGCAGTTCCACCCCGGCTGCGAATGGACCGGGGGCGACGGGTTCCGGTCCATCGTGAGCGGCACCCGTCATCGCGTGCGCGGGGCGAGAGTGGTGGATGCCGCCTACCTCGCCCCGACGATCCCGGCCACCACACCGCCGCCGTTCGCCGTCGAGGACGGGATGATTGTGATCCCCGTCAACGACCTCGTGCACCTCGCCGATCCGCCGGATGAATACGTCGTCGTGGGCGCGGGGAAGACGGCGACCGACGCCTGCATCTGGCTCCTGCGGGCCGGCGTCGACCCGGACTGCATCTGCTGGGTCCGGCCGCGCGACCCCTGGATGCTCAACCGTGCGGTCGTGCAGCCCGACCCCGCGATCTTCCTCGGCATGGCCGCCGACACCATGGCCGCGGCGATCGACGCGCGCACCCCCGACGATCTGTTCCGCCGCCTCGAGGAGCGGGAGATCATGCTGCGCATCGACCCGTCCGTCACCCCGACGATGGCGAAATCCCCCACCATCGCGCACTGGGAGATCGAGATGCTCCGCACGATCTCCCGCGTCGAGCGCGGGGCGCACCTGCGCGCCGTCGCCGCCGGTCTCCTCCGATTCGACGATCGCGACGTGCGGGTGTCGACGAACGCCGTGGTGGTGCACTGCGCCGCCTCGGGCCTCGCCTACCCGCCGCTGGTGCCGATCTGGCAGCCCGATGCGATCCGCCCGCGTCCGGTGCGCGTCGGATTCCCCTGCTTCGGTGCGGCGATGACCGGATATGTGGAGGCCACACGCGCCGACGACGTCGCCCGCAACGACTGCTGCCGTCCGTCGCCCTACTCGAACACACCGGCGGACTGGGTGCGGATGCAGATCGTCGGCGGAGACGCGTCGCTCGCCATGGCGGGCCACCCCGACATCCGCGCCTGGGCGAACACGACGACGCTCAACCCGTCGCGGGTCCCGGCCGACCGCGCGGAGGACCCCGCTGTGCTCGACGCCGCCGCGCGCCTGCGCACGGCGATCGGACCGGGGCGCGCCCGGCTCGTCGAGATGGCGGCCGGCGCCTGA
- a CDS encoding DNA polymerase III subunit gamma/tau has product MSTSRDDDAFRWEGDADPTLDAGGSTGGESAAGEAAAAHDTGTVGAGEVAPGLPAGYTAVGKGSAPVPAVPSADAAADGGEAGGQSASIGNAALVALGVLGGIYGLFTLGWIFGGLRLQGVAQYLVADVMFQGSFWLAVLAPALWFATTWLLTATSRAWVRFVWLAAGAVLLLPWPFVMIGAVGQ; this is encoded by the coding sequence GTGAGCACTTCCAGAGACGACGATGCCTTCCGCTGGGAGGGCGACGCCGATCCGACGCTCGATGCGGGCGGTTCGACCGGCGGGGAGTCGGCGGCGGGGGAGGCAGCGGCCGCCCACGACACCGGCACCGTCGGCGCGGGCGAGGTGGCTCCGGGGCTCCCGGCCGGGTACACCGCGGTCGGCAAGGGGAGCGCGCCCGTTCCGGCGGTCCCCTCTGCGGACGCCGCTGCGGACGGTGGCGAGGCGGGCGGACAGTCCGCGTCGATCGGCAACGCGGCGCTCGTCGCGCTCGGCGTCCTCGGCGGGATCTACGGCCTGTTCACGCTCGGCTGGATCTTCGGGGGACTTCGCCTGCAGGGCGTCGCCCAGTACCTCGTCGCCGACGTGATGTTCCAGGGGAGCTTCTGGCTCGCGGTGCTCGCGCCCGCGCTGTGGTTCGCCACGACCTGGCTGCTGACGGCGACCTCGCGGGCGTGGGTCCGGTTCGTGTGGCTGGCGGCGGGCGCGGTGCTGCTGCTGCCCTGGCCCTTCGTGATGATCGGGGCGGTCGGACAGTGA
- a CDS encoding bacitracin resistance protein, translating to MSTESMDAAPAPRARRTPTWLIATIGGAFGLFYAYAVWNAIGNLTQTVQDFSAVGLGLNALGWFLWIFAAAFPVLVWAAAFAIGYRRAAHHFALVMLTGLALVAVFWLNVISYATLNTTALVG from the coding sequence GTGAGCACGGAATCGATGGATGCCGCACCCGCGCCGCGCGCGCGACGCACGCCCACATGGCTGATCGCCACGATCGGCGGGGCGTTCGGCCTGTTCTACGCCTACGCGGTGTGGAACGCGATCGGGAACCTGACCCAGACCGTGCAGGATTTCTCCGCCGTGGGACTCGGGCTGAACGCGCTGGGGTGGTTCCTGTGGATCTTCGCGGCAGCCTTCCCCGTGCTCGTCTGGGCCGCGGCGTTCGCGATCGGCTATCGCCGGGCCGCCCACCACTTCGCCCTGGTGATGCTCACGGGTCTGGCCCTCGTCGCGGTCTTCTGGCTGAACGTCATCTCCTACGCGACGCTCAACACGACCGCGCTCGTCGGCTGA
- the serA gene encoding phosphoglycerate dehydrogenase, with protein sequence MPKPVVLIAEELSPATIDALGPDFEIRHVDGTDRPALLSALAEANAVLVRSATKIDAEAIAAAPVLKVVARAGVGLDNVDIKTATTAGVMVVNAPTSNIISAAELTVGHILALARHIPAAHASLAGGAWKRSAYTGTELYEKTVGIIGLGRIGALIAARVQAFGTKVVAYDPYVTSARAQQLGVHLLTLDELLEQSDFITIHMPKTPETTGMIGIEQMQRMKRSAYLVNVARGGLIDEEALYKALTTGEIAGAGLDVFTSEPPVEGGSARMLLDLPNVIVTPHLGASTDEAQEKAGVSVANSVRLALGGDLVPDAVNVAGGIIDPYVRPGIPLVEKLGQIFAALAHSPLTSLDVEVHGELNAYDVSVLKLAALKGVFTNIVSETVSYVNAPLLAEQRGVEVRLLVDEDSPEYRNVITLRGALSDGSQLSVSGTLTGTKQVEKLVGINDYAIELPIEQHHIVMLYTDRPGIVAVYGQKFGEAGINIAGMQIARENAGGQALSVLTVDSPVDDELLDEVRTAISADLFRQIEITES encoded by the coding sequence GTGCCGAAGCCCGTCGTGCTCATCGCCGAAGAACTCTCGCCCGCCACGATCGACGCCCTGGGGCCCGACTTCGAGATCCGTCACGTCGACGGCACCGATCGTCCGGCGCTGCTGTCGGCGCTCGCCGAGGCGAACGCGGTGCTCGTTCGATCCGCCACCAAGATCGACGCCGAGGCGATCGCCGCAGCTCCCGTCCTCAAGGTGGTCGCCCGCGCGGGCGTCGGACTGGACAACGTCGACATCAAGACGGCGACCACCGCCGGGGTGATGGTCGTCAACGCGCCCACTTCGAACATCATCTCGGCCGCCGAGCTCACCGTCGGCCACATCCTGGCCCTGGCCCGGCACATCCCCGCCGCACACGCATCGCTCGCGGGCGGCGCATGGAAGCGCAGCGCCTACACCGGCACGGAGCTCTACGAGAAGACGGTCGGCATCATCGGCCTCGGCCGCATCGGCGCGCTGATCGCCGCGCGCGTGCAGGCCTTCGGCACGAAGGTCGTCGCGTACGACCCGTACGTCACGAGCGCCCGCGCACAGCAGCTCGGCGTGCACCTGCTGACCCTCGACGAGCTGCTCGAGCAGAGTGACTTCATCACGATCCACATGCCGAAGACGCCCGAGACCACGGGGATGATCGGCATCGAGCAGATGCAGCGCATGAAGCGCTCCGCGTACCTCGTGAACGTCGCTCGCGGCGGCCTCATCGACGAGGAGGCGCTGTACAAGGCGCTCACGACCGGCGAGATCGCCGGTGCCGGCCTCGACGTGTTCACCTCGGAGCCCCCGGTCGAGGGCGGATCGGCACGAATGCTCCTCGACCTTCCGAACGTGATCGTCACGCCGCACCTCGGTGCCTCCACCGACGAGGCGCAGGAGAAGGCGGGCGTCTCGGTCGCGAACTCGGTTCGTCTCGCACTCGGGGGAGACCTCGTGCCCGACGCCGTCAACGTCGCGGGCGGGATCATCGACCCGTACGTGCGCCCCGGCATCCCGCTCGTCGAGAAGCTTGGCCAGATCTTCGCGGCGCTCGCCCACTCGCCGCTGACGAGCCTCGACGTCGAGGTGCACGGCGAGCTGAACGCCTACGACGTGAGCGTGCTGAAGCTGGCGGCGCTGAAGGGAGTGTTCACGAACATCGTGAGCGAGACGGTCTCGTACGTGAACGCTCCGCTCCTGGCCGAGCAGCGCGGTGTCGAGGTGCGTCTGCTCGTCGACGAGGACAGCCCCGAATACCGCAACGTCATCACCCTGCGCGGGGCCCTCTCCGACGGCTCGCAGCTTTCGGTGTCGGGGACGCTCACCGGCACCAAGCAGGTCGAGAAGCTCGTCGGGATCAACGACTACGCGATCGAGCTGCCCATCGAGCAGCACCACATCGTCATGCTCTACACCGACCGGCCGGGCATCGTCGCGGTGTACGGCCAGAAGTTCGGCGAGGCGGGCATCAACATCGCGGGCATGCAGATCGCCCGCGAGAACGCCGGCGGCCAGGCGCTGTCGGTGCTCACGGTCGACTCGCCGGTCGACGACGAGCTCCTCGACGAGGTGCGCACCGCGATCTCGGCCGACCTGTTCCGTCAGATCGAGATCACCGAGTCCTGA
- a CDS encoding TetR/AcrR family transcriptional regulator: MSRPPLAREKVLDAFERILIDEGERAATMDATARAAGVSKGGLLYHFGSKDALEQGLVERLHALVNEDVSAMATSPEGPVAYFLRTSVMANDPIDRAILATARLAQTGNTAARDALRGIREQWTAVLRPHTKDDTALDLVMLVSDGLYFNNALEGGSIPGPVPEGAALDALIALVEAAARA, from the coding sequence ATGAGCCGCCCTCCCCTCGCCCGCGAGAAGGTGCTCGACGCGTTCGAGCGGATCCTGATCGACGAGGGCGAGCGGGCCGCGACGATGGATGCCACGGCCCGCGCCGCCGGCGTCTCCAAGGGCGGCCTGCTCTATCACTTCGGTTCGAAGGACGCGCTCGAGCAGGGGCTGGTCGAGCGCCTGCACGCCCTCGTGAACGAAGATGTCTCCGCGATGGCCACGTCGCCGGAGGGGCCGGTCGCCTACTTCCTTCGCACGTCGGTCATGGCGAACGACCCGATCGATCGCGCGATCCTCGCGACCGCGCGCCTGGCGCAGACCGGCAACACCGCCGCGCGCGACGCGCTGCGCGGCATCCGGGAGCAGTGGACGGCGGTCCTGCGGCCGCACACCAAGGACGACACGGCGCTGGACCTCGTGATGCTCGTCAGCGACGGCCTCTACTTCAACAACGCCCTCGAGGGCGGCTCGATCCCCGGGCCTGTGCCCGAAGGGGCCGCCCTCGACGCGCTCATCGCACTGGTCGAGGCCGCGGCCCGCGCCTGA
- a CDS encoding MFS transporter, with amino-acid sequence MTLTQELEIADAHARKVGWRGWAALVVLMLPVLLVSVDNTVLSFAIPAIALELEPTSAQQLWIIDAYPLVLAGLLVTMGTLGDRFGRRRMLMIGASGFAAVSVLAAFAPTAEALIAARVALGFFGAMLMPSTLSLLRSIFTDRDQRRLAIAVWASMFSAGSALGPIVGGILLEHFWWGSVFLLAVPVLIPLLIFAPILVPESRDPNPGRIDPVSIALSMATMIPVVYGIKELAVHGPSLVVAALFAAGLGFGWMFVRRQLRADTPMLDMRLFRNPTFTGALLVNLLSVIALVGFLFFVAQHLQLVVGLTPMEAGLALVPGLAAMILAGLAVVPISSRVSPRMVVPAALVFSVVGYAVVGFATTPDALWLLITAFVSLGIGIGAAETVSNELILASAPPAKAGAASAVSETAYELGAVLGTALLGGILTALYRTNLALPAGLPVEAAAAARETLAGAVHAADEVGGMLGPQLRDAAAHAFDQGVIVTSLIGAALVVSAGVIAASTLGRRR; translated from the coding sequence ATGACGCTCACTCAAGAACTCGAGATCGCCGACGCGCACGCGCGCAAGGTCGGCTGGCGCGGCTGGGCCGCGCTGGTCGTGCTCATGCTGCCGGTGCTCCTCGTCTCGGTCGACAACACGGTGCTGAGCTTCGCGATCCCCGCGATCGCGCTCGAGCTGGAACCGACGAGCGCCCAGCAGCTGTGGATCATCGACGCGTACCCGCTCGTGCTCGCGGGGCTGCTCGTGACGATGGGCACGCTCGGCGACCGCTTCGGCCGCCGCCGGATGCTGATGATCGGGGCCTCCGGCTTCGCCGCGGTATCCGTGCTCGCGGCGTTCGCCCCCACCGCCGAAGCCCTCATCGCGGCGCGCGTCGCGCTCGGCTTCTTCGGCGCGATGCTGATGCCGTCGACGCTGTCGCTGCTGCGGAGCATCTTCACGGACCGCGACCAGCGGCGCCTCGCGATCGCCGTGTGGGCGTCGATGTTCTCGGCGGGATCCGCGCTCGGGCCCATCGTGGGGGGGATCCTCCTCGAGCACTTCTGGTGGGGCTCGGTGTTCCTCCTCGCCGTGCCGGTGCTGATCCCGCTCCTCATCTTCGCGCCGATTCTCGTGCCTGAGAGCCGCGACCCGAACCCGGGGCGGATCGACCCGGTCTCGATCGCGCTCTCGATGGCGACCATGATTCCCGTCGTCTACGGCATCAAGGAGCTGGCCGTCCACGGCCCGAGCCTCGTGGTCGCGGCGCTGTTCGCCGCGGGGCTCGGCTTCGGCTGGATGTTCGTGCGCCGCCAGCTGCGCGCCGACACCCCGATGCTGGACATGCGTCTGTTCCGGAACCCCACGTTCACGGGTGCGCTGCTGGTGAACCTGCTCAGCGTGATCGCCCTGGTCGGCTTCCTGTTCTTCGTCGCGCAGCACCTCCAGCTGGTCGTCGGACTCACCCCGATGGAGGCGGGTCTGGCCCTCGTGCCGGGCCTGGCCGCGATGATCCTCGCCGGCCTCGCCGTCGTGCCGATCTCGTCGCGGGTCTCGCCCCGGATGGTGGTGCCCGCTGCGCTCGTCTTCTCCGTCGTCGGCTACGCGGTGGTCGGCTTCGCGACGACACCCGACGCGCTGTGGCTGCTGATCACGGCGTTCGTGTCGCTCGGCATCGGGATCGGCGCGGCCGAGACCGTGTCGAACGAGCTGATCCTCGCCAGCGCGCCTCCCGCCAAGGCGGGTGCGGCGAGCGCGGTCTCCGAGACCGCGTACGAGCTCGGCGCGGTGCTCGGCACCGCCCTGCTCGGAGGCATCCTGACTGCCCTCTACCGCACGAACCTCGCGCTTCCCGCTGGCCTCCCCGTCGAGGCCGCCGCCGCCGCGCGGGAGACCCTGGCGGGGGCCGTCCATGCGGCCGACGAGGTCGGGGGGATGCTGGGCCCGCAGCTTCGGGATGCCGCGGCCCACGCGTTCGACCAGGGTGTGATCGTGACCTCGCTCATCGGCGCGGCGCTCGTCGTTTCGGCCGGTGTCATCGCGGCGTCGACGCTCGGTCGCCGCCGCTAA
- a CDS encoding 3-isopropylmalate dehydrogenase, whose amino-acid sequence MPRNVKLAVIPGDGIGPEVVAEAEKVLDAVTAGSGIHFETTRFSLGAARFLETGDTLTDGDLASIAAHDAILLGAVGGVPGDPRLKDANIERGLLLKLRFALDHYVNLRPSKLYPGVPGPLAAPGDIDFVVVREGTEGPYVGNGGSIRTGTPHEVANETSVNTAFGIERVVRYAFDLAERRRRKLTLVHKTNVLVHAGGIYKRVVDEVAREHPDVAVDYVHVDAATIYLVTNPGRFDVIVTDNLFGDILTDLAGAVTGGIGLAASGNINPDGAFPSMFEPVHGSAPDIAGQQKADPTAAILSVALLLDHLGLRDESLRVTRAVEADIADRGEVARTTAQIGDAIAARLQA is encoded by the coding sequence ATGCCCCGCAACGTGAAGCTCGCCGTCATCCCGGGTGACGGCATCGGTCCCGAAGTCGTCGCCGAAGCGGAGAAGGTGCTCGACGCCGTCACCGCAGGGTCCGGCATCCACTTCGAGACCACACGCTTCTCGCTGGGCGCCGCGCGCTTCCTCGAGACCGGCGACACGCTCACCGATGGCGACCTCGCCTCGATCGCCGCGCACGACGCGATCCTGCTCGGCGCGGTCGGGGGAGTGCCCGGCGACCCGAGGCTGAAGGATGCCAACATCGAGCGCGGGCTGCTGCTGAAGCTGCGCTTCGCCCTCGACCACTACGTGAACCTGCGCCCGTCGAAGCTGTACCCCGGTGTCCCGGGACCCCTCGCCGCGCCCGGCGACATCGACTTCGTGGTCGTGCGAGAAGGCACCGAGGGACCCTACGTCGGCAACGGCGGATCGATCCGCACCGGTACTCCCCACGAAGTCGCCAACGAGACCTCCGTGAACACCGCGTTCGGCATCGAGCGGGTCGTGCGCTACGCGTTCGACCTGGCCGAGCGCCGCCGCAGGAAGCTCACCCTCGTGCACAAGACGAACGTGCTCGTCCACGCGGGCGGCATCTACAAGCGCGTCGTCGACGAGGTGGCGCGGGAGCATCCCGACGTGGCCGTAGACTACGTGCACGTCGATGCGGCCACCATCTATCTGGTCACGAACCCGGGCCGGTTCGACGTGATCGTCACCGACAACCTCTTCGGCGACATCCTGACCGACCTGGCCGGCGCCGTCACCGGTGGCATCGGCCTCGCCGCCTCGGGCAACATCAACCCCGACGGCGCGTTCCCCTCGATGTTCGAGCCCGTGCACGGATCGGCGCCCGACATCGCGGGACAGCAGAAGGCCGACCCCACGGCCGCGATCCTCTCGGTCGCGCTGCTGCTCGATCACCTCGGGCTGCGCGACGAGTCGCTGCGCGTCACCCGCGCGGTCGAGGCCGACATCGCAGACCGTGGTGAGGTCGCGCGCACCACCGCTCAGATCGGCGACGCCATCGCCGCCCGTCTCCAGGCGTAA